Proteins encoded by one window of Podarcis muralis chromosome 11, rPodMur119.hap1.1, whole genome shotgun sequence:
- the CEP120 gene encoding centrosomal protein of 120 kDa isoform X2 — protein sequence MGTTRADQLLIVVSILEGRYFPKRPKHMLVVEAKFDGETLATDPVEHIDQPEFATELAWELDRKALHQHRLQRTPIKLQCFSVDSLSSAKEPVGYIILDLRVAQEKKQPPKWYPLLSNRYTKFKSELQLSLMLETDTKASTDGFKAKDAPPRDVTVPLQQLGLDPKNLAAVLNEEEGYHQIGPAEYCRDYFVLSVTVAFATQLEQLIPTTMKLPERQPEFFFYYSLLGNDVTNEPFTDLINPNFEPERASVKIRSSIEVLRAYFFAHSKLKIHLCCGDQSLGSTEILLTGLLKKGSVEILQHPVAIEGAYILVPPNRARQKLPPVPLDMAPTVGVSVSLQKDSRVSQPQLSSKVESENVKRASSPVRDPKRSPEPGSQNALPRVSHSPPIKDDATDSEVESLQYDKNPKAQKKASNARAPASQTQQAGTSESTTGQKIAVPAASHHFCFSIDLRTLHNLDTGFPVNCMLRYSYPFFGSAAPIMTNPPVEVRKNMEVFLPQSYCAFDFATMPHQLQDTFFRIPLLVELWHKDKTAKDLLLGVARLQLSNILAMEKTRFLGASGEQCWRQTFSETIPVTAAQGTSNRIAELSYTVTLEDYGLVKMHEVVVSDSSQGLGANEPPLVPSSQPRNVPEIQPETRETLEYKAALELEMWKELQEDLFENQLKKKELAHMQAVAEEWRKRDREREALVKKKVAEYTVLEEKLQKTLTDLEKREKQLVGAETELQRAKKELQAEHERNRQELQDAMRRVKEECMHQVELEKSRFRQLEEDKIRLQQQLYDWENKYKALEKEFQQYKEQQSSKPEIRLQSEISILTLEKGDLERKLESATKAKLHYKQQWARALKELARLKQERKNKRQTPASPLLQNMKLTWILEF from the exons GGCGTTACTTTCCAAAACGTCCAAAGCATATGCTTGTGGTAGAAGCAAAGTTTGATGGTGAAACTCTAGCCACAGACCCTGTAGAACATATTGatcaacctgaatttgccacagAGTTAGCTTGGGAACTTGACAGGAAAGCACTTCACCAACACAG ATTACAGCGTACACCTATCAAGTTACAATGCTTTTCTGTGGATTCTCTCTCTTCTGCCAAAGAGCCTGTAGGTTACATTATACTAGATTTGAGAGTTGCTCAAGAGAAGAAACAG CCGCCAAAGTGGTATCCATTACTGAGCAATAGATACACAAAATTTAAATCTGAGCTGCAACTCAGTCTAATGCTAGAAACTGATACTAAGGCATCCACAGATGGCTTTAAAGCGAAGGACGCACCTCCCAGAGATGTAACAG tacctCTTCAACAACTTGGGTTGGATCCCAAAAACCTTGCAGCAGTGCTTAACGAAGAGGAAGGATACCATCAAATTGGACCAGCAGAATATTGCAGAGACTACTTTGTTCTGTCTGTCACTGTTGCGTTTGCTACACAGTTAGAACAG CTAATACCTACCACAATGAAACTTCCAGAACGACAGCCCGAGTTCTTCTTCTACTATTCACTCCTGGGCAATGATGTTACCAACGAACCATTCACTGATTTGATCAATCCAAACTTTGAGCCAGAAAGAGCATCTGTTAAAATACGCAGCAGCATTGAAGTTCTAAGAGCTTATTTTTTTGCTCACTCAAAGTTGAAG ATCCATCTTTGCTGTGGGGACCAGTCTCTTGGAAGCACTGAAATACTTTTAACTGGGCTGTTGAAGAAAGGAAGCGTGGAAATCCTTCAACATCCAGTAGCAATTGAAGGAGCATATATTCTTGTTCCACCTAACAGAGCCCGGCAAAAGCTGCCACCTGTCCCTTTGGATATGGCTCCCACTGTTGGGGTATCGGTATCGCTTCAAAAAGATAGCAGAGTTTCTCAG CCTCAGCTATCTTCAAAGGTTGAGTCTGaaaatgtgaaaagagcttcatcTCCAGTGCGTGATCCAAAAAGGAGTCCTGAGCCTGGTTCTCAAAATGCATTACCCCGGGTTAGCCATTCTCCTCCCATAAAAGATGACGCGACAGACAGCGAAGTGGAAAGTCTGCAGTATGACAAGAAcccaaaggcacagaaaaaaG CCTCGAATGCCCGAGCACCCGCTTCTCAGACTCAGCAGGCCGGTACCTCTGAATCTACCACAGGTCAAAAAATTGCTGTTCCAGCAGCATCCCATCACTTCTGTTTCTCAATAGACTTAAGAACTCTCCATAATCTGGATACTGGCTTTCCCGTCAATTGTATGTTAAG GTACTCATATCCGTTTTTTGGAAGCGCTGCACCCATTATGACAAACCCTCCCGTGGAAGTAAGGAAGAACATGGAAGTGTTTCTTCCCCAGTCATATTGTGCATTTGATTTTGCAACCATGCCCCATCAGCTGCAGGATACCTTCTTCAG GATACCATTGCTGGTGGAGCTGTGGCATAAAGATAAAACAGCCAAAGACTTACTGCTGGGAGTTGCAAGACTCCAGCTTTCAAATATTTTGGCCATGGAAAAAACCCGCTTTCTAGGTGCCAGTGGGGAACAGTGCTGGCGCCAGACCTTCAGTGAAACAATCCCTGTTACAGCAGCGCAAGG GACAAGCAACAGGATAGCTGAACTTTCATACACGGTGACTCTAGAAGATTATGGGCTTGTGAAAATGCATGAAGTTGTGGTGTCCGATTCTTCTCAG GGTTTAGGTGCCAATGAGCCACCACTGGTTCCTTCATCTCAGCCACGTAATGTTCCTGAAATCCAGCCAGAAACAAGAGAAACTCTAGAGTACAAAGCAGCACTTGAATTGGAAATGTGGAAGGAACTACAAGAAGACCTTTTTGAAAACCAG CTGAAGAAGAAGGAGCTAGCTCATATGCAGGCTGTTGCAGAGGAGTGGAGAAAAAGGGACAGAGAGAGGGAAGCATTGGTGAAGAAAAAA GTTGCAGAATATACAGTTTTGGAAGAAAAACTTCAAAAAACTTTGACTGACTTAGAGAAGCGTGAAAAGCAACTTGTTGGTGCTGAAACTGAG CTCCAAAGAGCAAAGAAAGAGCTCCAAGCAGAGCATGAACGAAACCGTCAGGAGCTTCAAGATGCAATGCGGCGAGTCAAAGAAGAATGCATGCATCAGGTGGAGCTGGAAAAATCTAGGTTCAGGCAGTTGGAAGAGGACAAGATCCGCTTGCAGCAACAA cTTTATGACTGGGAAAACAAGTATAAAGCTCTGGAGAAAGAGTTTCAGCAATACAAGGAACAGCAAAGCAGCAAGCCAGAAATCCGGCTGCAATCCGAAATAAGTATTCTAACTTTAGAAAAG GGGGACCTTGAAAGGAAGTTGGAATCGGCGACCAAGGCAAAACTACACTACAAGCAGCAATGGGCGCGAGCGCTGAAGGAACTAGCAAGGCTTAAACAG